One window of the Deltaproteobacteria bacterium genome contains the following:
- a CDS encoding adenylate/guanylate cyclase domain-containing protein: MNQTEKSAVTFSENGCHWARSTTCVPTDTEIEERRRRTTSYAAMLAVIVSGGYCILDLILEVYPGAAINGLACLFYLLCASILCRPCGLGVRHILVWTGLIHIVCLTVLVLGTRPGAHFFLICMGVIPAILFRDGHLAWKWFYMGIAMVGVCVIELGMIPEPGISLRTGLDADIIRLSCIVLTTLFIFLVMRRYLVILDEARAALRREHERSEELLLNILPGSVATRLKRGESIADAFDEVTVLFADIVAFTPMASGTPPQKLVKILNDIFSAFDGMAEKHSLEKIKTIGDAYMVAGGIPDRSDGHVKAVVAMGIDMMEWMTGYRNRTGLEIGLRIGIHTGPVVAGVIGSKKFIYDLWGDTVNLASRMESQGSRGQIQVTEAVYELLSGVYTFEKRGVLEVKGRGQMVTYWLRQGSEPGSEMAAFK; this comes from the coding sequence ATGAATCAGACCGAAAAATCTGCGGTGACTTTCTCCGAAAATGGGTGTCATTGGGCAAGGTCGACCACCTGTGTTCCAACCGATACTGAAATCGAGGAGCGCCGACGCCGAACCACATCTTATGCAGCGATGTTGGCAGTGATCGTGTCCGGTGGCTACTGCATTTTGGACCTGATATTGGAAGTTTACCCGGGGGCAGCGATCAACGGCCTTGCGTGTTTGTTCTATCTACTCTGCGCCTCTATTTTGTGTCGACCCTGTGGCCTCGGTGTTCGCCATATTCTGGTGTGGACCGGGCTCATTCATATCGTGTGCCTCACCGTTCTGGTCCTAGGCACTCGGCCAGGTGCGCATTTTTTTCTCATTTGTATGGGAGTGATTCCGGCAATCCTATTTCGAGACGGGCACTTGGCGTGGAAGTGGTTCTATATGGGCATTGCGATGGTGGGAGTCTGCGTCATCGAGTTGGGTATGATACCAGAGCCGGGAATTTCTCTGCGCACGGGTCTGGATGCGGATATTATTCGCCTTTCGTGCATCGTGCTCACAACACTTTTTATCTTTCTGGTTATGCGGCGCTATCTGGTCATACTGGACGAGGCGCGTGCGGCTTTGCGCCGTGAACATGAGCGGTCGGAGGAGCTGCTTCTTAATATTTTGCCGGGCTCGGTGGCCACTCGATTGAAGCGAGGGGAATCGATAGCCGATGCTTTCGACGAGGTGACGGTTTTGTTTGCGGATATCGTGGCATTCACCCCCATGGCTTCAGGTACGCCGCCCCAAAAGCTGGTGAAAATCCTCAATGATATTTTTTCAGCCTTCGACGGCATGGCGGAGAAGCACTCTCTCGAAAAGATAAAAACGATTGGCGACGCCTACATGGTTGCGGGTGGTATTCCAGACCGCTCTGATGGCCACGTTAAAGCGGTGGTGGCCATGGGTATAGATATGATGGAATGGATGACAGGGTATCGCAACCGTACCGGTCTGGAAATTGGGCTGAGAATCGGGATTCATACGGGTCCGGTGGTTGCTGGTGTAATTGGCTCTAAGAAATTCATTTACGACCTTTGGGGTGACACCGTAAATCTGGCAAGCCGGATGGAAAGCCAGGGCAGTCGTGGTCAGATTCAGGTTACCGAAGCAGTGTATGAGTTGCTCTCGGGTGTTTATACCTTCGAAAAGCGCGGTGTACTTGAAGTGAAGGGTCGCGGTCAGATGGTAACCTATTGGCTTCGGCAGGGCAGTGAACCAGGCTCAGAAATGGCTGCATTCAAATGA